Proteins encoded within one genomic window of Hermetia illucens chromosome 2, iHerIll2.2.curated.20191125, whole genome shotgun sequence:
- the LOC119647580 gene encoding peritrophin-48-like: protein MDALGFYIPAKRDEEISTSHALKVGDKCTNGALAPNPENRTQFYFCLDSKVYLGTCTDGRVFDERVAQCVYAGTDPGTGTGTGTGTTVNCEGNDYATFPYPSDNIRYYYCYNGQALVVQCPANNYYDSISGTCVLGSGTGTGGYVFCPTGVNTVLPDPNGDCQRYVLCLNGQASYQTCPNRFYFHPTTGYCGPNIPNSCTGGGACNQRGLLRPVRNNCQVYNYCDGSYWSTIKCPRNYYFSPSRLTCGPTIPNGCSKYNNYYQNLLGSNSVYPTYPTYPTYPFIPTTPTDPSVVCATSMNGVFADTTNCQKYFYCMDGLPYTATCPSGYYFNPLTRACGPNIPSGCTVQDIHLDTSTCPANSEITLADPTNCKQYIVCTNGFGATYACGPGLYYDIEWNTCSTMIPDRCT from the coding sequence TTCTATTTTTGTTTGGATAGTAAAGTCTATCTGGGAACTTGTACCGATGGTAGGGTGTTTGACGAACGAGTTGCTCAGTGTGTTTATGCGGGAACCGACCCTGGAACTGGCACGGGCACAGGAACTGGTACCACAGTCAACTGCGAGGGAAACGATTATGCGACGTTCCCATATCCCAGTGATAACATCAGGTACTATTATTGCTACAATGGTCAAGCTCTGGTAGTGCAGTGTCCAGCTAACAATTATTATGACTCTATCTCGGGTACCTGTGTTTTGGGTTCTGGAACAGGCACTGGTGGTTATGTGTTTTGCCCAACCGGAGTTAATACTGTGTTGCCTGATCCGAATGGTGATTGCCAGAGATACGTGCTCTGTCTGAATGGCCAAGCCTCCTATCAAACATGCCCAAATAGATTCTACTTCCACCCAACAACTGGGTACTGTGGTCCGAATATTCCAAATTCATGTACTGGTGGCGGCGCATGCAATCAGAGGGGACTACTAAGACCGGTGCGAAATAATTGCCAAGTATACAATTACTGCGATGGATCCTATTGGTCGACAATAAAGTGTCCAAGAAATTATTACTTCAGTCCAAGCCGGCTTACATGTGGACCTACTATCCCGAATGGATGCAGCAAATACAACAATTACTACCAAAACTTACTTGGTTCGAACTCAGTTTATCCTACTTATCCCACATACCCAACTTATCCCTTTATCCCCACCACTCCAACGGATCCTTCTGTAGTTTGTGCAACAAGTATGAATGGTGTTTTTGCGGATACCACAAATTGCCAGAAGTACTTCTATTGTATGGATGGATTGCCGTATACAGCGACTTGCCCCAGCGGTTATTATTTCAACCCATTAACAAGAGCCTGCGGTCCAAACATCCCATCAGGATGTACTGTACAAGATATCCACCTTGACACCTCCACTTGTCCGGCAAATTCTGAAATAACCTTGGCAGACCCAACCAACTGCAAACAATACATAGTCTGCACCAATGGATTTGGAGCTACCTACGCCTGTGGTCCTGGACTTTACTACGATATTGAATGGAATACATGTTCGACAATGATACCAGATAGATGCACTTGA